In a single window of the Arachis hypogaea cultivar Tifrunner chromosome 6, arahy.Tifrunner.gnm2.J5K5, whole genome shotgun sequence genome:
- the LOC112754236 gene encoding putative nucleobase-ascorbate transporter 10 has translation MAQNNGGEDCSKGCKKCCKKIVEVQVQPHPVKDQLPGVQYCINSPPPWPEAFLLGFQHYILTLGMIVLIPTIIVPQMGGGDAEKVRVIQTLLFVAGLSTILQSLFGTRLPTVIAGSYSYIIPVISIVQAKRYDLYTDPYERFTQTMRGIQGALILSACFQMVLGFFGFWRNAVRFLSPLSVVPYVTFTGLTLYHLGFPMLAKCVEYGLPTLILLVFISQYLHRYIATKKPIHDRFAVLSTVVISWLFAQLLTSCTAYNNRPETTQTSCRTDRAGLVSAASWVYFPYPFQWGSPTFNAGEAFAMMAASFVSLFESTGTFYASARFGSATPVPPSIISRGAGWIGVATMLNSMFGSVTGSTASVENAGLLALTRVGSRRVIQISAGFMILFSVFGKFGALFTSIPLPIFAALYCVVFGYVSSSGLGFLQFCNLNSFRTLFILGFTFFIGFSIPQYFSEYYHVKHESAGARWFNDIVTVMFMSHTMVAALVAFILDITLLRENDDDRKDSGMQWWERFTMYNKDVRNNEFYSLPCRLDELFPAL, from the exons CTGAAGCATTTTTGTTGGGGTTCCAGCATTACATTTTGACTCTTGGCATGATTGTCCTGATTCCAACCATAATTGTTCCTCAAATGGGTGGAGGAGAT GCTGAGAAGGTGAGGGTGATTCAGACCCTTCTCTTTGTTGCAGGGTTAAGCACCATTCTTCAATCTTTGTTTGGAACCAGATTGCCAACAGTTATTGCTGGTTCATACAGTTACATAATACCAGTCATTTCAATAGTTCaagctaaaagatatgatttatataCAGATCCTTATGAG AGATTCACTCAGACAATGAGAGGGATTCAAGGTGCCTTGATCTTAAGTGCATGTTTCCAGATGGTACTCGGATTTTTCGGCTTTTGGAGGAATGCTGTCAG GTTTCTTAGTCCACTTTCTGTAGTCCCATATGTAACTTTCACTGGACTTACTCTCTATCATCTTGGATTCCCAATG CTTGCAAAATGTGTCGAATATGGGCTTCCAACACTAATTCTCTTGGTGTTCATCTCACAG TATCTACATAGATATATTGCAACAAAGAAGCCTATACATGACCGATTCGCAGTGCTGTCCACGGTTGTGATTTCATGGCTATTTGCACAGCTTCTCACTTCATGCACTGCATATAACAACAGGCCAGAAACTACACAGACTAGCTGCCGAACTGATCGAGCCGGACTTGTGAGCGCCGCCTCATG GGTATATTTTCCTTACCCCTTCCAATGGGGAAGTCCTACTTTCAATGCTGGAGAAGCTTTTGCTATGATGGCTGCTTCTTTTGTTTCTCTATTTGAG TCTACCGGAACATTCTATGCTTCGGCAAGATTTGGAAGCGCAACGCCGGTGCCACCATCTATTATCAGCCGTGGAGCTGGCTGGATT GGAGTAGCTACAATGCTGAATAGCATGTTTGGTTCTGTCACTGGAAGCACAGCATCAGT GGAGAATGCTGGTTTGTTAGCATTAACAAGAGTTGGAAGCCGAAGAGTCATTCAAATATCAGCAGGCTTTATGATTTTATTCTCTGTATTTG GGAAATTCGGCGCGCTTTTCACCTCTATACCTTTGCCAATCTTCGCAGCCTTATACTGTGTGGTCTTCGGCTATGTCT CTTCTTCTGGCCTTGGATTTCTCCAATTCTGTAACCTCAACAGCTTCAGAACCTTGTTTATTTTGGGATTCACATTCTTCATTGGCTTCTCAATTCCACAATATTTCTCAGAATATTATCATGTGAAGCATGAATCAGCTGGTGCAAGATGG TTCAATGACATTGTGACAGTCATGTTCATGTCACATACAATGGTTGCTGCCTTGGTTGCATTCATTCTGGACATCACACTGTTGCGCGAAAACGATGATGATCGAAAAGACAGTGGAATGCAATGGTGGGAGAGGTTCACCATGTATAACAAGGATGTTAGGAACAATGAATTCTATTCTTTACCATGCAGGCTTGATGagttatttccagcactttaa